The DNA region GGCCATAACCTGATGCGTCAGAAACCACCACAATAGGCTTGTAAGGATCATAAAACTCCAAAATATTGGCTGACATGAGAGATTGTTTACTTTCATTGAAAGCTTTGTCACAATCATGACTCCACACAAACCTCACATTTTTCCTCAACAAGTTATACAAATGGTACAACTTGGAAGATAGATTTGGAACAAAACGATTATAATAGTTAATCAAACCCAAAAAGGATTTTAGTTCATGTACATTTGTAGGCACTTTTGctttttgaattgttgaaattttgtcaGGGCTGGTCAATAAACCTTTGTCCGTAATAATATGTCCCAAATActgaactgcccatgttcgcataaatgtcccatatgcaaaaacagcaagctgagaaaaacgcatttgaagtttgtcccatacataaagctacgtgttaaattttcgcgaaaaaactggatttcctcctgatatctagaacaaagtactggatgttataggctctatcgaaagagcacacaattttgaaccaaactacatcaataactcgaaatcgatgaaaatgcatatgggacatttatgcgatcaggggcagtgaagttctgtaacaaaaaatctgcatttttcccAATTCACCTTAATATTTGCCTTTGcaagtttttctaaaacaatcaACAATTTGCTTTTGCAACCCTCAACAGTTTCACCTGCTATCAGAACATCATCCAAGTAGCAAAACACATTTTCAATTCCGCCTAAAATTTGATCCATAATATGCTGAAAAATAGACGCACTAGGAGAAGCCCCCTGTGGTAAACGATTGTATGTAAATAACCCTTTGATTGTATTGATGACCATGAATTTCCTGGACCTCTCCGATAATGCAAGTTGAGTATAAGCTCCTTCGAGATCTAACGAACAAAAAACCTTGCAATTAGCCAATTTAGCAAAAAGATCACTAGCAACTGGCAAAGGGTAAGCATTAGCCACCAAAACTTTGTTAATCGACACTTTACAATCAATAACTAACCTTATTTTATTGTCTTTTTTCATAACAACAATCACCGGAGAAGCCCAGTCACTGGCCTCAATTGGAGTGATCACATTCTCTTTCTCCAACCTatccaaataaattaaaactttcTCCCTTAAACGGTACGGAACGTCATAAGCTTTCTTAAATATTGGGACATCACTTTTTAAAACCAATTCCGCCTCAAATCCTTTGATTGGAGTGGAAAAATCCTTGACAAAAACCTGAGAAAAATCTCGTTTAATCTCCTCAATCCATTGATCACTACTTTGCACACTCACGCTGTTAACTTGTTCATCAATATTTGCATTATTTGAAAAGAATTGCCTCCATTGAGGAAAGAAAACATCCATCCAATTCCTGCCAAAAAGCGGAAtgaatttgaaatcagaatttaaCACAAGCAACTTCAATTTATGCTCGAAACCATTAAGTTTAACCCAAACATCTGTTTCTCCCTCAATTTTGAGTTGATTACCATTAACCACCAAAAGTTGCTTATCACACCTGTTCAAAGGTttgtcaaaaagtttaaaatactgGACTTTTCCAATCACAGTCACAGTAGACCCACAATCAATCTCCATTTGGACAAAAACATTATCAATCATGACATTTATCAGACACGGTTCACTGATTTTATTAATGGACTCCACACACATGCATTGTAAACTACCTTGGTTCCACTCGGAGTAGCTTTCCGCATCCGAAGTCTCCTCATTCGGATCCTCCCTTGTGTTCATACGCCCCAATAGATCCGCCAGCTCCCTCTCAGCACTGGTTCCCGGTCGCGCCAATTCGACAAAATTCACAGCATCACGACGCAAATTCTTCCAGGTGAAGCACCTCTTTTTAATGTGCCCCAGTTTCCCACAATAATCGCAAACAGTCTCAGAATAATCAGGCTTAACcctctcagtttttttttaaataaattgaatctgttgttgttgttgttattgtaatTTGTGTTTCTTTGATTGTTATTACGGTTATCACCTTGAAATCTGACTGAACGTTGTGTGTTATGtgtattttgtgtgttttgtgcGCGCTGCTGATGATTGTTTTGACCCGATCTGTTGTTGTTGTATCTATTACTGTTTCTATTGAAGCCCGATCTGTAATTGTTGTTATGTGTGTTTGAATGTTGTCTATTGTTGTAGGGATGTGAACCTAACCTCTCGTGCACCGGTCTTCGAACTTGGTTGACCATTTCAGGTGGAGGGTAGTTAAATTGTCCAAAATTAGCACAAGAGTTTTGATTGTTAAGTGCACTCACGTTACGTTTTGCTATGTTCCAGGTTGTGATGAACTTGTCCATCTTGTCCAAAGTCAACCCCTCCTCCTTCAACAAATTCTCCTTCAAATTCCCATCAAGAAGACCCGCCAGAACTCTGTCCATTATGGCCACGTCCTTAAACGCACCAAAACCACAGAATTCCGCCTGCAACTTGACCGCCTGCACGAAATCCTCATTGGATTCATCAGGTTGCTGGTTTCGCTGACTAAAACGAAAGCGTTGGACTAAGTCCGGCTCCGTtttgtccaatttttgtttcaattttaacaCAATATCAGCATAAGAGGCTTTATCCAGCTCATCTTTGCTGTAGTGCAGttttaattgagaaaaaaaaacggtccGCAAATCGTCATGAAATGCGATTTTTGGCGATCAGCCGCaacttgatttgcgtgaaaggtATAGGCCAATCGATCGGACCAGTCCGTAAATGACGTACCCTTTCTAAACATCTCAATAGAGGTAGCTAACCCGTTCGAACCCATGTCTTGATATCAAAAAtcaggtaaaaaaaatcaaatttcaaatttcccaaagaaaaaaaaaataaaaagaaaaacacaaatattactgcaAATCCAGGGATCACTTTAAAATAGCTTTTCACTCACCGATCTCCTTCCCGGCCTTTGCCAGCAAGCAAACTTAACCTCCTGCACAAACTCGTCGCGCGCACCGTGCACCAGCACAGGAAAACGTCGATCAGCGAAGCAAAAGTTTGTGCACCGGCTCAAACAGCTGAATTACACCGTGGCGATTTGGCCTCactaaattgaagaaaaaaaaaaactctcttagtgaaccaataaataaaatggcgAAACCCTTTGTTCAAACGAACAAAAGATTCACACACACTTACAGAAGCAACTCGGTTTTAGTCGATTAATAAGCTCACATGAATTTTTCCTCGCAAACTCCTCAGTGATACTTGCtaaggaattattttttttaattgaaattatttttggcaaaatcACTTGATCACATCACCCAATTACCCTAGCTTACCAGAGCTGCTTTCTCCCGGTCCAAGAACAAATCGCCAGGCCACCGCCGCCAACGAACGCTCCCCTTTGTCCCAAAAATGCCGCTGGAACTGCCGATGCTCCAAACCACCGCAAAAAGCAGAACCTTCACCGCACCGAATCAGCAAAAATCCACCGGAATCCGCCGCGCAAAATCGTGCCACTTGCCGCCCGAACCACGAAATTCGCCGTGCTGCGTCCGTTCCGGTGCGAATCTCCGGCCAACAGGTACCGCACTTCCAGGCACACCGACAGAATCCTcggttttttgctgctgctcacTCGGCGTCGGTTTGTAGAAAACAAAATGGTGCCGCCGCTACTCGCACACAATAGCCAGCAAATTTCTTCCCCGATGCGTGCACACCCGAACAGGACGATCGTTTCAATCCCGCaaatgaaaaattgataaaaaaaaactgtccgaTTAAACACACcaccgaaagaaaaaaaatcgctcgCGTAGTTCTTCACTCCTTCGTCGCCAATTAAAACAACCGGGATTTAGTAATGAGGGTTGTGTTGTGATGAGGTTTGCAGAGCAGAAAGTACTCGATGTTGTCCGTTTGGAGTTCAGCGGTAAAAGAGGCCGAACAGAGCGCAAGCTCGTTTATTTAAGGTCAGATAGAGAACACGCGTTACATGTATTAGTGCTGTCATTTGACGGCACTCAAACGAGGGGTACTCAtcacactcaaaccccgatgttTTGACACCAAccattgtcaaacgaacggggtcactttttagtttgacacccctttacacggagttcacacaaactaccaaacgtttgttttgatagtgtgcgtgagcgccgtgtaaaatgtgacagttcgtcactttttagtttgactttgaccaaccaacggggtacaaactaaaaaagtgtcaaacgaaaaagtgaccaaccaccgggggttgagtgtactaaaTTGTAACGCAAAATGTCAAACGTAAAGCGTAACGTTCTGAAACGACTCCGATGTCAGATTGAATAAATCTTTCCCTTTTATCATCTGGAACTCAAACTGTGCACACCTTTTCTTAATATCCGGACTTCTTCGTATTAATTGGCGACgaggaaaaaattgttttctcaGTTTTCCTCGGTGGAAATCGGTGTAGGCAAGCGCATCGGTTGGAGTAAAATTTGAGTGAAGTTTTACTTTGGTCACTAGGGAAATCGGTGATAACTGAACTCCAGATAGGTGACCGGCTGGTGATTTTTGTCGCTGCGGGTGAGCGGGGAACGAGCCACGTGTTGCAGTACCTGGAAGTGCTGATTTTTTGAGGTTAAGTTGCAGCTGTACGGGTGAGTCACTTCAAACCTATAATATTGATTTTGAGCTAGACTAATTGGtcctttgtgttttttttaattaaaaaaaaaaaacaattgattaAAGTTGTTGAAAATGAGCCAAGGAGgaatggtttcatccaccgagCCGTTCCGCAAGGGTTCTTCGTTTTCGGACTGGATTTGCCGTCTGAAATATACATTCGACGGTAATGACGTGACAgattctaaaaaacaaaaagctcaCTTTATGAATTTATGCGGTCCTTATCTATTTACTCAACTTAAAACGATCTATAATGAGAAGGATTTGGCAAATGCCACCTTCAACGATATTGAAGCCAAACTTAAACTGAAACTAGATAGGGTGGAACCTGACCTTGTTCAAAGATTCCGGTTGAGTCTGCGTAATCAGCAGCCTGACGAAACGGCAGAAGAATTTGTACAGGCCCTCAAACTGCAGGCGGATTTCTGTGGTTTCGGTGCCTTTCGTGATGTGGCCATCCAAGACCGCATTTTGGCGGGCTTAAGGAATGATCGGTTGAAGGAAATGTTGTTGAAGGAGGAAGGATTAACGTTAGATAAAATGGATAAACTAATTACGACGTGGAATATAGCCAGGGATAACGTGCATGCATTGAACAATAACGACAACAACTTCAATTCTTGTAATCTTCCTGTCGGGTTTATCGATCAATATTCTCCACAACAACGTAATTTTCGTTCTTTTGGGCAAGTGAACAACTTTCGTAGACCGGTGCATGAGAGATTAGGCTTTCGTCCGTACATGAGGCAAAACTCACAAACACAAAATAAcaataattcaattcaattcaattcggttttattggtgaaaaatcaagatacaatgagttattttgaagtgcataacagagttttggagttccttacagctgtgtattgcatcataatccatttaggaacaattatttctttaactaaggcactagcaagagtaagaaaaaactataaaaaaaaaacttacagaaattgcaaaggaaaggggatagaggaagagaaagcttatatctagatcacaggtaatttatcctttgtagatgtgtttgatcatcagttccccaagggccaggaattgttctgccttgttccggcagctccgaaaccgcgtcatcatctccccgcgagagcaaagaactccggcagggtgaagagatcttcccggtgacttcttgctgggccgtactgccgctaccggcagcgaccacgctggcgaacgaacgcccccaaccaggagggaacgctgagttttccgctggaaccgtacgctgtccagctgcaggaacggctgcgctcgtacttcgctgaggagggtgggacgctttcttcttcctcttttcctgctcctcgaggtagaccttgcgcgcgacgcatccgcggtaattgccggtatggttaccgTCACAGTTTGCACACTTTACGCGTAGCttagtttgttctgccttgtcccccaagtccgccttacgtggcagtgcgcacgcctccgagaggtgtgactcaccgcacttcacgcagcggggccggaggttgcagttccgcgagccgtggccgaatttctggcaacggtggcattgcgctacgtccgtcgggttcttggtgtaaaaccgccagtttacccaaaaaccgtccaacgtcttagtccgccgcagatcttggagcttgacggtgccgcggtcgaagtacaacaggtacagtgtgtgcacacccgtgactgttgtctttcgcgagagtacttttatctcccgcggttttattccggcgtccgaaaggtaaCCCTTCAgatcggagatcggacggtcttgataaccctgcaagacgaccttaacagggggcttctcggggttgaatgtgtagaagttgaagttgctatgcttcaattcttcaaacaccaggtcgaaattctttttggtctgtgtgatcacttgcactgccgacttaccgattttcagacaatatccgaggccttccagcaactcgtcaacatcgtccgctaacgtgtccaaaacaaaaattggaggtggtctacgttccactggagagttgttcttttttgacgtcggcacttttttccgtgcacgaccatcatcgtcgtcgtcgtcgtcggtagtgctgtgtgttgttgttattttcttcgtcgtcgctcagcatctggaactcgtttctgatggggatgttggcggatgttgatgtgccactggtcgtggcaccggaagtaccggaacgggttcgcactggtgatcttgggacatatccgggatgtagtaactttttgtcgatgccttcagcgttcacgctcccctgcgcgatggcggccgacacggcgttggtttgtttacctttttgcacacggccggtagacgaacttcgcgggtttttcgaggccgcactcgaactgccacggccacggccggcctttggcatgctggagaagcaaactcgcgggtgaccacaatcaattacggcgaaaaaaatcgaaaaaacgatggagcactgagcactagctgcatgctctcgtgcgtacacggagggagctgaaaaaaaaaaaaataataacaataataataataactacAGACGTGATGCGAACAATTTTTATCAGCGTAATCAAAATCATCGTTATTCTGGCAGATACACACAATACAATAATCGCAATGACaatcaaaataacaacaacaacagaaacAATCAACAACCGAATCgttacaataacaaaaattttagaaataatgAATCAAACAATAGATATGGGCAAAGTTCTCAGCCAGAGTTAGAGGAGGAATCTGTGGTAGTGTGTGAATATTGCGGGGTTCCTGGCCATGTGAAACGCAAGTGTTTTACTCTCAAGAATTTGAAGCGTGATGTGGTCAAATTTGTAGATCTAGCAAAACCTGGAACCAGTTCAGAGAAGCAGCTCACGGACATGATGGGTCGATTGACAACAGCCGGCGACATGGCTGGAAGTGACAGCGACGATAGTTACTCCGAATGGAACTCAGGTGAATTGCAGTGTATGTGTGTGGAGTCCATTAATAAGATTAGTGAGCCATGTTTGATGAATGTCAAACttgatgatattttgatgtCGATGGAAGTAGATTGTGGTTCTACGGTTACTGTGATAGGCAAGAGCCAATATTTTACTCTTTTTGACAAACCTTTGAAACAATGTGATAAGCAACTTTTGGTGGTGAACGAAAACAAGCTGAAAATTTAGGGAGAAACAGATGGGTTAGTTGACCTTAATGGTTCTAGACATGTTTTGAAgcttcttattttgaattcaaactttaaatttattcCACTTTTTGGCAGGAACTGGATGGATATTTTCTTCTCTCAATGGAGGCAATTTTTTTCTAGcaatttgattttgttgatgAACAAGTCAATAGTTTAACTACACCAAAACGTGAAGAATTGATTgaggaaattaaaaattattatggTGAGGTTTTCGTTAAGGATTTTTCTACTCCTATTAAAGGTTTTGAAGCTGAATTGGTTTTGAGGAGTGATGTGCccatttttaaaaaagcttaTGACGTACCCTACAGGTTAAGGGAGAAAGTTTTAACTTATTTAGATCGCTTGGAGAAACAAAATGTGATTACTCCGGTAAAGTCGAGTGACTGGGCGTCTCCTGTAATTGTTGTAATGAAAAAAGATAATCAGATTAGATTGGTTATTGACTGCAGGGTCTCAATCAACAAGGTGTTGGTCCCAAATTCCTATCCTTTGCCGGTTGCATGTGATTTATTTGCTAAATTGGCAAATTgcaaggttttttgttgtttggatTTGGAGGGAAGCAAGTTGAGTATCTTGCTTTATCGGAGAGGTCCAGAAAATTTATGGTTATTAATACTATTAAAGGTTTGTTTACATATAATCGTTTACCACAGGGGGCTTCTCCTAGTgcgtcaatttttcaatttgtcaTGGACCAGATATTGGGTGgcattgaaaatgttttctgttattTGGATGATGTGTTAATAGCAGGAGAGAATGTTGATGATTGTCGTCAGAAGCTGTTAATTGTTTTAGAAAGACTTGTGAAGGCAAACATTAAAGTAAATTTGGAAAAGTGCAAATTGTTTGTGCCTGAATTAAATTATTTGGGACATATTATTGGGGAGAAAGGTTTGATGACCAGCCCTGACAAAATTTCAACTATACAAAAAGCTAAAGTGCCTACAAATGTACATGAACTCAAGTCTTATTTGGGATTGATTAATTATTATAACAGATTTGTGCCTAATTTGTCTTCCAAGTTGTATCATCTCTACAATTTGTTGaggaaaaatgttaaatttgtcTGGAGTCATGATTGTGACACGgcatttcaaaaaagtaaacaatctttaATTGAAGCCAATATTTTGGAGTTTTATGATCCCCATAAAGAAATTGTTGTGGTGTCTGACGCCTCGGGCTATGGTCTGGGAGGAGTAATTGCTCATGTGATTGACGAGGTTGAAAAACCAATTAGTTTTACCTCTTTTAGTTTAGATGACGCACAACAATAAGTATCCAATTCTGCATTTGGAAGCTTTGGCATTAGTTTGTACTATTaagaaatttcataaatatttatttggaCAAGAGTTTATTGCTTACACTGATCACAAACCCTTGCTGGGGATTTTCGGCAAGGAGGGCAAAAACTCAATAGACTTCAACGCTATATTTTGGAACTGTCCATTTACAAGTTTGAGCTCAGATACAGGCCTTCTGCGAAAATGGGAAATGCGGATTTTTGTTCGCGATTTCCATTGGAGCAGGCGGTGCCTGCTGAGTTAGATCAAGATTTTGTTCGGAGCATAAATTTCAGTAACACATTGCCAATAGATTATGTTATGGTTGCGAAGGTGACAAAGGACGACgtttatttacaacaaattatTAACTATCTGCGTGATG from Culex quinquefasciatus strain JHB chromosome 3, VPISU_Cqui_1.0_pri_paternal, whole genome shotgun sequence includes:
- the LOC6051826 gene encoding LOW QUALITY PROTEIN: myb-like protein A (The sequence of the model RefSeq protein was modified relative to this genomic sequence to represent the inferred CDS: inserted 1 base in 1 codon), translated to MGSNGLATSIEMFRKGTSFTDWSDRLAYTFHANQVAADRQKSHFMTXLRTVFFSQLKLHYSKDELDKASYADIVLKLKQKLDKTEPDLVQRFRFSQRNQQPDESNEDFVQAVKLQAEFCGFGAFKDVAIMDRVLAGLLDGNLKENLLKEEGLTLDKMDKFITTWNIAKRNVSALNNQNSCANFGQFNYPPPEMVNQVRRPVHERSGFNRNSNRYNNNRSGQNNHQQRAQNTQNTHNTQRSVRFQGDNRNNNQRNTNYNNNNNN